Below is a genomic region from Deltaproteobacteria bacterium.
ACCGGGCACTGCGCTCGCTCGGCGACGCGCGCCCTCCACGCGCGCTGGATACGCGTATACCCACGATCACACACGATCATCGCCGCGCGTCTTCCCCAATCGATGGCGACATCGACCGGCGAACCCGCGGCGAGCGCCATCGCGATGCCGCGCCCGCGCAGCGCCTCGCGCGTTTCGACGAGACCGCGCACCATGAAGTCGTAATGCCGCAAATTCGCGCCGGGATAGTCGGCGGTCAGCCCGAACGCCACGACGAGCGGAAGGGCGAAGTCATCGGCCTGCTCAACGGCAAATTGGAGTGCGTGATTCCCGTATGCCCGCTGCGACTGCTGCATCCAGTAGAGGACGTAGTCGCCTCGCCCATCTCCGTCGCGCAGCACACGCACGCGGTCGGGGTGAATGCGGCTCACGCGGATTGCTTTCGACCGCCGAGCATCATGGCGACGAGATAGGCGACACCCGCGATCATGATGATCGTCGCACCGGACGGCAGATCGGCGTCGTAGCTCACCGCGAGGCCGAGGACGGTAAAGGCGATCGTGAGCGCGACCGACACGACCATGACGTGCGAGACGCGATGCACCAGACGTTCCGCGATGGCGATGGGCAGCGTAAGCATGGCGATCACCATGACGATACCGACCACCGTGACGAGCAGCACGACGGTGAGCGCGGTGAGAACGAGCAACATCAGGTAATAAAACTCGACGTTGAGACCACGCAGCCGCGCGAATTCCTCGTCGAAGCACACGGCCAGCAACTGATGGTAAAATGCGCCGGCGACCATCACCACGACTCCGTCGAGCACCGCGATCATCCACAGGTCACGCTCGGTCACCAGCAGAATGTTGCCGAACAGATAGCTCATCAAATCCTGATTGTACCCGGGGGTGCGCGCGAGAAAGAGCACGCCGATCGCCATGCCGATCGCCCAGATCGCGCCGATCACCGTGTCTTCGCGCTCGCGGGCGCGCAAATTGAGCACGCCGATCAGCAGCGCCGACCCGACCGCGACAACCCCCGCCCCGTAAAGCGGATGCATCCACGTCCAGGAGAGCGCCTTTTGCGCGAAGACCGCCGCGCCGAGACCGCCGAGTACGCTGTGCGAGATCGCGCCCGCAATCGACGTCACGCGGCGGGTCACGACGTACGTTCCCACCACGCCGGACGCGACCGCCGCGAGTACGCCGGTGATCAGTGCGAACTGCAAGAACGCGTATTTCGGCAAATCGGCGAAGAACTGCACGCGCGACCCTTCACATCTTCTCGTCGTGAACGACGATCTTCATGCGACCGCCGTAAATGTCGCTCATCATCTCGGGCGAGATCGCCCGCGTGGGGTGCGTATGCACGTCGCGATTCACGCACACCACCGATTGCACGTAGGTCGAGACGAAACTCAGGTCGTGTGACACGATCACGATCGTCAGCCGCTCGTTGAGTTTGCGGAGCAATTCGTAGAACTCGCGCTCCACACGAATATCGAGATTGGCGGTTGGTTCATCGAGCACGAGCATGCGCGGCTGCGACGCGAGCGCCCGCGCGATCAGCGTTCGCTGTCGTTGGCCGCCCGACAACGACGAGAACGATCGGGCGGCCAGATCCTCGATCTCCACGGACGCGAGCGCATTGCGCGCCGCCTCGCGATCCTCGCGGCGAAATCCGCCGATTCTCCGGTCGCGGGAGAGTCGTCCCATCATGACCACGTCCATCACGTTCACGGGGAACTGCATGTCGAGCTGCACGTGTTGCGGCATGTAACCGACGTGCGCTCGTGTGGTTTTGGGACCGGCACCCAGGAGATCGATCGCACCGCGCCGCGGCTCCAACAGCCCCAGCATCAGTTTGACGAAGGTGGTCTTGCCGCCGCCGTTGGGCCCGACGATCGACACGAAATCGCGCTCGCGGATTTCCAGGGAAACGCCGTCGAAAATGGACTGCCCATCGGGATAGGAATAGCTCACGTCCCGAAAGCAAACGACGACGTCGGCTTGGTCGGTCATGACGACTGCTCCGCGAGCGCCAAAGCGATCGCATCGGCAATGTGCTTCATGTTCGCGGGATAGTCCGCTCCCAACGGGTCGAGCGACACGATCTTTGCACCGACAGCGGCCGCGAGGGCCCGCGCGGACTTCTCCGAAGACTGCGGCTCGGAAAACACGGTAGTGACGCCGTCGGCCTTCGCCTGATCCACGAGTCGGGCAAGTCGGCGCGGACTCGGCTCCTTGCCGTCTTCTTCCAATGCGACCTGTCTGAGTCCGTACGCATCGCAGAAGTAGGCGTACGCGGCATGGAAGACGTAAATCCGCTTTCCCGCGTGCGGTGCGAGCCTTGCGCGGATCGCCGCGTCGAGTTCGTCGAGTTCGCGATGAAGGGCGTCGAGACCGGCCGCGTAAACGGTCGATCCTGCCGGGTCCGCGCTACGCATCGCTGCCGCCATGTTGGCCGCGACGACCTTCATCCGGCGGGGGTCCATCCAGATGTGCGCATCGTGCGTTTCGTCGAGAAGCGCGACCGACTTCGCACTGTCCACCATGCGCGTTTTCGACTCCGAGGGAATCTTGCCGGCGAGCGTCGCCTCGAACGACGTTCCGATCCGAAAGAAGAGACCGGACTCCGCCAGCATTTTCGCCGTGCGGGGCGTCGGTTCGAAGGTGTGCGGTGACTGCCCCGGCGGCAATACGACTGAAACCCGCACGCGATCGCCGCCGATTTTTTTTGCGACGTATGCCTGCGGCGCGATGCTGACCGCGACGCAAAGCGGGGTCGCCGTGTCGCCTCGCGCGGGGATGCCGAGCATCAGGCAGATCAGGATAAGCGCAACGAAGGCCGTCCTAGGTGATGGATCTATCGACGTTCGCATCTCAGTGTCGATGTCGGCTTTTGGGATCTTTATCGCAGACCAGGAAATTCTCATGGCACTTGTCGCAGGTCTGCACGCGATGGCCTCGCATGAATCGACGCCAGTGTTCCGTCTGATCGGCGGAGACCGTTCCCGCGCCGTTGCACAGGGGGCACGTGTTTTCCAGCGCGGCGAGCACCGCCGTTCGAATGAACGCCGATTTGTTGGGGACCGCGGCGAGCCGTTGCAGCAAGGCCTCTTCGGCCTTGAAAGTCACGACTCCGCTCTTCGGCTTTTTCGCGCTCATTCGGGCCCCCGACGAAGTCGTTGTATATGACTTTGTATTACCGGCCGTCAAGCCCGGTCGCCCAGACCTGAACAAACGAACGGCGCGCCGAAGCGCGCCGTCGCGGGGAACTCCGCTTCATTTCGGCCTATTTGGCGAGCGAACGAACGTACGCGGCGACGTCCTTGATCTCTTCCGGCTTCAGGACGGCCTTCCAGGCGACCATCAGCGGCGACTTGCCGACGGCCTGTCCGCCTTCCGTAATGACTTTGACGATGTAGTCGTCAGTCAGTGTCGCCATGAACGCCTTGTCCGTGAAGTTGCGCGGTTTGGGATTCAGCGCCGCTGCGGCCGGTCCCGCGCCGTCGCCCTTCTCGCCGTGACATGACATGCAGTAGGTCTTGTACGGGGCCGCGCCTTTTGCCGCGTCACCGAGCACACCCGCGGCCGGCGCGGAATTCACCGCGAACAGCGCCGCGGCGACGGTCACGATCACGAACAGGACGCCGAAACGAATCAGGGAACGATTTGCGCGCATGGGCAATCTCCTTCTCATCCGCGGATCGCGGCGGCTATTTCTTACGCCCGTCGCGGTCGCGTTTCAAGGATGAACGGGAGATGGAAATCGATTTTTGTGATCGCGCCTAGAAACCGCAGGCGCCGGTGCCCGATCCGTCGTCGCGATGGCGCTCATCCTCGGAACTCGTTTCCCCATCCGAAGCTGGGTCGCCCGAATCGTCGTCTTCGCCGAAGTCATCGTCCGCGTCGTCATCGACATCGCCATTGCCGATGTCGTCATCGCCGTCATCGTCCGCATCGTCATCGGTATCGTCGTCCGCATCGTCGTCATCGTCCGAATCGTCGTCGGTATCGTCGTCCGCATCGTCGTCATCGGTGTCGTCGTCGGGAGACTGCGTCGTACTGGTCGTTGACGTCGTCGTGGTGGTGGTCGTCGTCACGTCCGGGTTGAGCGGACCGAAAAACTCGTCATAGATGTGCGACATCAATACGCGGTAACCGCCGACGGACGGATGAACGCAGTCGTCGTACACAAAATAGTGCGCCGGCGACGGCAGGAGAAAATTCGGCGCGCCGGGGACTCCGTCCGCGGCCTGCATCGAACCGAGCAGGTTCGCGGCATGCACCTGGGCGTAGTCGCCGGCGACACTCTGCGCCGTCGCCGTGAGCTGCGCGACCACGAGATTCTGATTGTACGTCAACGACGGACCGAAAATCTCCTGCCCGAGGAGGATGCACAGCGGCGACTGCTCGAAATTCAGAAAGTCGTATCCATTCACCCAGATCTTGAGCGACGGGCGCGCGACGACCAGCGTGTTCACGATTTGGCGCACATCGGTTTCGATTATTCCGAAAAGCGCCATTCCGTAGCCGCCCCCAAGGTTGTATTCGGCGAGCATATCGTTGCCGCCGAGGCTGATGACGATCCACTCGATCTCCGGATGGGAATTGAGATAGACCACGACATCCGCGAGAAGAAGCGATCCGGCATCGGCCCACAGATGGGCGGTCGAACCGTAAATCCCCTTGTTGTGGGCCACCACGGTGTCGCCTCGACTTTCGATCTCCGCGACCATGTCGCCGACCCACTGGTTCGACCAACTGTCGCCCATCGAAAGCACGTGGATCGTCGGCCGGAATCCGGCGAACGACATAATCCACAGCAACGCGACAAAGATG
It encodes:
- a CDS encoding deoxyribodipyrimidine photo-lyase, which gives rise to MQQSQRAYGNHALQFAVEQADDFALPLVVAFGLTADYPGANLRHYDFMVRGLVETREALRGRGIAMALAAGSPVDVAIDWGRRAAMIVCDRGYTRIQRAWRARVAERAQCPV
- a CDS encoding metal ABC transporter permease, with the protein product MQFFADLPKYAFLQFALITGVLAAVASGVVGTYVVTRRVTSIAGAISHSVLGGLGAAVFAQKALSWTWMHPLYGAGVVAVGSALLIGVLNLRAREREDTVIGAIWAIGMAIGVLFLARTPGYNQDLMSYLFGNILLVTERDLWMIAVLDGVVVMVAGAFYHQLLAVCFDEEFARLRGLNVEFYYLMLLVLTALTVVLLVTVVGIVMVIAMLTLPIAIAERLVHRVSHVMVVSVALTIAFTVLGLAVSYDADLPSGATIIMIAGVAYLVAMMLGGRKQSA
- a CDS encoding ABC transporter ATP-binding protein gives rise to the protein MTDQADVVVCFRDVSYSYPDGQSIFDGVSLEIRERDFVSIVGPNGGGKTTFVKLMLGLLEPRRGAIDLLGAGPKTTRAHVGYMPQHVQLDMQFPVNVMDVVMMGRLSRDRRIGGFRREDREAARNALASVEIEDLAARSFSSLSGGQRQRTLIARALASQPRMLVLDEPTANLDIRVEREFYELLRKLNERLTIVIVSHDLSFVSTYVQSVVCVNRDVHTHPTRAISPEMMSDIYGGRMKIVVHDEKM
- a CDS encoding zinc ABC transporter substrate-binding protein, whose protein sequence is MRTSIDPSPRTAFVALILICLMLGIPARGDTATPLCVAVSIAPQAYVAKKIGGDRVRVSVVLPPGQSPHTFEPTPRTAKMLAESGLFFRIGTSFEATLAGKIPSESKTRMVDSAKSVALLDETHDAHIWMDPRRMKVVAANMAAAMRSADPAGSTVYAAGLDALHRELDELDAAIRARLAPHAGKRIYVFHAAYAYFCDAYGLRQVALEEDGKEPSPRRLARLVDQAKADGVTTVFSEPQSSEKSARALAAAVGAKIVSLDPLGADYPANMKHIADAIALALAEQSS
- a CDS encoding CopG family transcriptional regulator, producing the protein MSAKKPKSGVVTFKAEEALLQRLAAVPNKSAFIRTAVLAALENTCPLCNGAGTVSADQTEHWRRFMRGHRVQTCDKCHENFLVCDKDPKSRHRH
- a CDS encoding cytochrome c codes for the protein MRANRSLIRFGVLFVIVTVAAALFAVNSAPAAGVLGDAAKGAAPYKTYCMSCHGEKGDGAGPAAAALNPKPRNFTDKAFMATLTDDYIVKVITEGGQAVGKSPLMVAWKAVLKPEEIKDVAAYVRSLAK
- a CDS encoding SGNH/GDSL hydrolase family protein, which encodes MKRAGVIFVALLWIMSFAGFRPTIHVLSMGDSWSNQWVGDMVAEIESRGDTVVAHNKGIYGSTAHLWADAGSLLLADVVVYLNSHPEIEWIVISLGGNDMLAEYNLGGGYGMALFGIIETDVRQIVNTLVVARPSLKIWVNGYDFLNFEQSPLCILLGQEIFGPSLTYNQNLVVAQLTATAQSVAGDYAQVHAANLLGSMQAADGVPGAPNFLLPSPAHYFVYDDCVHPSVGGYRVLMSHIYDEFFGPLNPDVTTTTTTTTSTTSTTQSPDDDTDDDDADDDTDDDSDDDDDADDDTDDDADDDGDDDIGNGDVDDDADDDFGEDDDSGDPASDGETSSEDERHRDDGSGTGACGF